CGGATCAAAGGGGTGTGGTGGCGGCCGCTTCGTACGAGGCGCGCCGGTTCGGCGTGCGGTCGGCGATGGCCATGGCTATTGCCGTAAAGCTTTGCCCCGGGTTGGTTATTGTGCCAACCAACCATAGAAGGTATAAGCAAGTATCCGATGTGGTGATGGAGATTTTCCGTTCTTATACGCCTGTGGTGGAGCCCCTTTCGCTGGATGAAGCGTTCCTGGACGTAACCGGAAGCGAGAAGCTGTTCGGATCGCCGGAGACTATCGGGATGGAGATCCAAAGGCGCATAGAGGAAGAACTGCAGCTATCCGCCTCGGTGGGCATCGGTCCCAATAAGTTTATCGCCAAGCTGGCTTCGGATTACCAAAAGCCCGGCGGTTTTACGGTCATTCCGTCGGAGAAAGTGTTGGACTTTCTGACGCCGCTGCCGGTGGAAAAGATATGGGGTACCGGTGAGAAGACTGTGGACAGGTTAAAACGCGTTGGTATTAAGACTATTGGTCAGCTGCGGGAACTGTCCCTTGATTTTTTGGAGGGGAGTTTCGGCAGGTACGGCAGGGCGCTGTACGGTTTCGCCCGGGGCAAGGATGACAGGCCGGTGGAGCCGCACCGCGAAGCCAAGTCAATTGGCAAGGAGATCACTTTCCCAGAGGATGTTGGGAACATGGAGGAACTGCGGCAGACACTGCGCGCGCTGGCGGAAGAGGTCGGGCGCAGTCTGCGTCGTAAAGACATTAAATGCGGCTCGGTTACTCTAAAAATCAAATACCCCGATCGCCAACTGGTCACCCGTACCGAAAGGTTGCCCGAACCCACGAACCTGACCGGTATCATTTATGGAACGGCCGGATTTTTACTGAATAAGCACTGCAAACCGCCGGTCAGGCTTATCGGCATAACATGCACCGGGCTGACCGGGGAACGGTTAATTACCTTGTTTCGGGACGAAAAACAGGTCAGGGAGGAAAAAATCACGGCGACCCTGGATAAGCTGAAGGACCGTTACGGCGAAGATGTTGTCAGGGTGGCAAGTTTGTTTAAAAAACGCGAAAAATAAGGGGTGCGGATGAGGCTCAATGGATGATGGCTATAATTGTTATGACGCAGTCGCCTTTCACCGATGATGGATTCGGACGGGCAAAACTGCTCCCGGCTAACCGATAAGCTTTTGGTTGCCTATTCCCGCGTAAGATGGTATATAAAGCAAGGAGCTATTGACATTCAGGCAATAGCTCCTTGCTTTATATTAATGCTCAATATGGGTAACCGAAGGTTCGGTAACGAAGCCAATATTATGATCGGAATAGCTGAAAATAGCTGCCAGGGACATCTTAAAAAACAGTGTGAATAGGCGGGAAAATTAACAAGCCACAGTTAATCCGTTTCCACAATATAACTTTCATTAATCACTTTAGCTTTTGTAGAAGCTAAGCTTGCTTTGTTTATTAGATTTTCAACTACTTCATAACATTTTAATTCACTTCTGGCATACCTTCTTTGGCCACCACAAATACCGGCCGATACAGTAGCGGAAACTCCGGCCTTGGAGGTTTCAACAGCTATTAAATCAACTATAATTTTAACTAGTTTTTCAGTATTATTTATTTTTCTTAGAGAAATAAGGACGAATTCGTCACCGCCATATCTGCAAACAAAGTCACAGCTTGCTTGTATGGTATCTTTAAAAACTTTAACTATTTGTTTCAAACAATGATCGCCGTATACATGGCCGTATTTTTTGTTCAATTGTCCAAAATTATTTACATCAAATAAAGCTACGGAAATTTCATGTCCTTCCGAAAGTAACTTTGAAGCAACCTGATATATATAACTGGCATTATATATGCCGGTTAATGGGTCATATAGTTGACCCATATGTTTCATTATTGTGGATTTGGTTATCATTCCGACTACTTTATTGTTTTTTAACACAGGCATACGTTCTATTTTATATTTATCTAACAGCTCCGCTGCTTCCCAAATTGTATCACCGGGTTCACATGAAATAACCGGGTTGCTCATTGAATCGGCCACAATCCGGTTGGGGTGATGAAAACGTACATCTTTGGAAGTAATTATGCCAATTAAAGTTTCACCTTCTATAACCGGCAATCCGCCGACTTTATGTTCTTGCATATACTTGGCGGCTTGTGAGACACTTTCTCCGGAGGTAATTGAAAAAACAGGGCTACTCATTATGTACTCTATGTTATACATTAATATCAACTTCTTTAAATACTGAAACTGAGATTTCTAGTTTAGCTTTAATCAAGGATTGTGCGCTAGTTAATTTAATACCTTCTTCCAGTATGGTCTTGATCAGTGTATCTCTGGGTATCCAGTTAAATAAACTGGTTTTTACAGCTATGGCTTCAATATTGCTGTTTTCGATTAAAATAACCTCATATTGTCCGGGCGCCAAGGCGTTAATCATTCTGCGAGTGGCTTCGGGACCGATTGGTGCGCGTTTGCCGATAAGTAATAAATCCTGCATAGGCGGGAGGTCAAATTCAGAAAAACGTATTTGTAAATTTGCCTTTTTGTTGCGAAAATTCTTATTATTAATGCTCATAAATATGCAACCTCTTTTCAATATTGTTTTATACAATATTGCTAAATGCTTTATGCCAGAAATTAATATCGCTTGTTTTGAGAGGCGTCTTAATTAATTCTACAATACATAATTCAAATGCCTGGACTAAATCAGGGTCAAATTGCAGGCCTCTATTCCTGTTAAGTTCTGAAAGAGCATCATTTAGGGTTTTAGGCTTTTGATATGGCCTGGGGCTTGTCATTGCGTCAAATGCATCCGCTATGGCTACAATGCGTGCCGGTTCAGGTATATCCCTTCCTGACAAACCTTCGTAACCATTTCCATCCCAGTGCTCATGATGATAAAGGATAATTGGTAAAAGATTATTGCATTTTTCAAAAGAGGATATTATTTTGGTGCCTAACACTGTATGTTGTTTAATTATGGAAAATTCTTTTTCCGATAGTCTAGTGGGTTTATAAAGTATTCTTTCATCAATGCAGCTTTTACCGATATCGTGCAATAAAGCCCCCAATGTTATTTTTTTTATCTCTTTGTGTGTGTAACCGGCATATTGGGCCATTTTCTGAGCAAGGTAGCATACATTTAAAGAATGCATCCTCAGGTCTTGAGGAAACTTCAGAAGCATGCTATTGACAGTTTCTATATTTAAATGCAATTGCTATTGTCCCTCCACTTTGACAAAAGACATATTCATCGATAAGAGGGGGGAAAATATTAATATATCTTTTTAGTATCATTTTCTCCCGCAACCTGGCAATCATTGCGCTGCAGATAATCTTAAGCGCTTTAGACCCATGGCTTTGCGCCCTAATCTTTCGATGTAGTTTGCCTTTGTGAAACAGATATTAAAAATAAATTAAGCATATTATATAACTATAAGGTTACATATTTCAACAAAAATAAACCACTTGTATGCATCGTAAAAAATTGAGGTTTAGAAATGATTAAAAAGGTTGTTGGCAAAAATATAAAGCTCTACAGGATTCAAAAAGGCTTTTCTCAAACGAAAGCGGCCTCTTTAGTTGGCATTACACCTGCCTATTGGGGGTACCTGGAAAGAGGACAGAAAAATCCTTCTGTAGAGCTCGTTGCTATAATATCGGAAGTCCTTGGTGTTAAAGCAAGCTTGCTTTTTGTTGAATCAGCAGAGAATTTATCAGAAGAGCTTATACTTTACCTGCATATGGTAAATG
This genomic interval from Desulfoscipio sp. XC116 contains the following:
- a CDS encoding HD-GYP domain-containing protein, with the protein product MHLNIETVNSMLLKFPQDLRMHSLNVCYLAQKMAQYAGYTHKEIKKITLGALLHDIGKSCIDERILYKPTRLSEKEFSIIKQHTVLGTKIISSFEKCNNLLPIILYHHEHWDGNGYEGLSGRDIPEPARIVAIADAFDAMTSPRPYQKPKTLNDALSELNRNRGLQFDPDLVQAFELCIVELIKTPLKTSDINFWHKAFSNIV
- a CDS encoding GGDEF domain-containing protein, whose amino-acid sequence is MYNIEYIMSSPVFSITSGESVSQAAKYMQEHKVGGLPVIEGETLIGIITSKDVRFHHPNRIVADSMSNPVISCEPGDTIWEAAELLDKYKIERMPVLKNNKVVGMITKSTIMKHMGQLYDPLTGIYNASYIYQVASKLLSEGHEISVALFDVNNFGQLNKKYGHVYGDHCLKQIVKVFKDTIQASCDFVCRYGGDEFVLISLRKINNTEKLVKIIVDLIAVETSKAGVSATVSAGICGGQRRYARSELKCYEVVENLINKASLASTKAKVINESYIVETD
- the dinB gene encoding DNA polymerase IV; translation: MTIIHVDMDAFFASVEQRDNPELRGRPVAVGGSPDQRGVVAAASYEARRFGVRSAMAMAIAVKLCPGLVIVPTNHRRYKQVSDVVMEIFRSYTPVVEPLSLDEAFLDVTGSEKLFGSPETIGMEIQRRIEEELQLSASVGIGPNKFIAKLASDYQKPGGFTVIPSEKVLDFLTPLPVEKIWGTGEKTVDRLKRVGIKTIGQLRELSLDFLEGSFGRYGRALYGFARGKDDRPVEPHREAKSIGKEITFPEDVGNMEELRQTLRALAEEVGRSLRRKDIKCGSVTLKIKYPDRQLVTRTERLPEPTNLTGIIYGTAGFLLNKHCKPPVRLIGITCTGLTGERLITLFRDEKQVREEKITATLDKLKDRYGEDVVRVASLFKKREK
- a CDS encoding helix-turn-helix transcriptional regulator, whose amino-acid sequence is MIKKVVGKNIKLYRIQKGFSQTKAASLVGITPAYWGYLERGQKNPSVELVAIISEVLGVKASLLFVESAENLSEELILYLHMVNDMGNQHIGFILTIIKAYVDLCKGLSTT